In Brassica rapa cultivar Chiifu-401-42 chromosome A06, CAAS_Brap_v3.01, whole genome shotgun sequence, a single window of DNA contains:
- the LOC103874245 gene encoding O-glucosyltransferase rumi homolog, which translates to MRSSPSKNEPGGGHSRNFTNWSPFVKSSGFGISPNRSYALLSLLTLLIVGAFISTRILLDPTVLLEKEAVTTKTRSHTIFPKYPPPTPVTTQSPKPEFTLHCSANDTNATCPRNNYPATESFGEDAPTATCPDYFRWIHEDLRPWAKTGITREALERARKTANFRLAIVGGRVYVEKFQDAFQTRDVFTIWGFLQLLRKYPGKIPDLELMFDCVDWPVVRALDFAGVDAPSPPPLFRYCGNEETLDIVFPDWSFWGWSEVNIKPWESLLKELREGNQRSTWINREPYAYWKGNPSVAETRQDLMKCNVSEEHEWNARVYAQDWIRESKEGYKQSDLASQCHHRYKIYIEGSAWSVSEKYILACDSVTLLVRPHYYDFFTRGLLPAHHYWPVREHDKCRSIKFAVHWGNSHIQKAQDIGKTASEFIQQELKMDYVYDYMYHLLTGYAKLLQFKPEIPQNAMEICSETMACPRSGNERKFMTESLVKHPAETGPCTMPPPYDPASFYAVEKRKQSTTKRILQWEMKYWNKQNQTGS; encoded by the exons ATGAGAAGCTCACCGTCCAAGAACGAGCCAGGAGGTGGGCATTCTCGCAATTTCACGAACTGGTCTCCCTTTGTCAAGTCCTCCGGTTTTGGAATATCTCCCAACAGATCCTACGCCCTCCTCTCCTTACTCACCCTACTCATCGTCGGCGCGTTTATCTCCACGCGCATCCTACTAGACCCCACC GTTCTGCTAGAGAAAGAGGCCGTCACGACAAAGACTAGATCACATACGATATTCCCAAAATACCCTCCTCCGACTCCAGTAACTACACAAAGCCCTAAACCCGAGTTCACACTACACTGCTCCGCCAACGACACCAATGCAACGTGTCCAAGAAACAACTACCCGGCCACGGAGAGCTTCGGAGAAGATGCTCCGACCGCCACGTGTCCGGATTACTTCCGATGGATCCACGAGGATCTCCGTCCCTGGGCGAAGACAGGGATCACGAGGGAGGCACTGGAGCGGGCCAGGAAGACTGCGAATTTCCGGTTAGCGATCGTCGGCGGGAGAGTCTACGTGGAGAAGTTTCAGGATGCGTTTCAGACGAGAGATGTGTTCACCATCTGGGGATTCTTGCAGCTTCTAAGGAAGTACCCTGGGAAGATTCCTGATCTCGAGCTCATGTTTGACTGCGTTGACTGGCCGGTCGTTAGAGCTTTGGATTTCGCCGGAGTCGACGCGCCGTCGCCTCCGCCGCTGTTTCGGTACTGCGGAAACGAGGAGACGCTCGATATAGTGTTTCCTGATTGGTCCTTCTGGGGGTG GTCGGAAGTGAATATAAAGCCATGGGAGAGTTTGTTGAAGGAACTAAGAGAAGGGAACCAGAGGAGCACTTGGATAAACAGAGAGCCTTATGCTTATTGGAAAGGGAATCCATCTGTGGCCGAGACAAGACAAGATCTTATGAAGTGTAATGTCTCCGAGGAACACGAATGGAACGCTCGTGTATACGCTCAG GATTGGATCCGAGAATCAAAGGAAGGCTACAAGCAATCAGACTTGGCGAGTCAATGCCATCACAG ATATAAGATATACATAGAAGGGTCTGCATGGTCCGTTAGCGAGAAGTACATTTTAGCATGTGACTCGGTGACTCTGCTGGTGAGACCCCATTACTATGATTTCTTCACTCGAGGCCTGCTTCCGGCTCACCATTATTGGCCCGTTAGGGAGCACGACAAGTGCCGCTCCATCAAGTTTGCTGTTCATTGGGGCAACTCTCACATTCAAAAG GCGCAGGATATTGGAAAGACGGCGAGCGAGTTCATCCAACAAGAACTCAAGATGGACTACGTGTATGATTACATGTACCACCTTTTAACTGGATACGCGAAACTCCTTCAGTTTAAACCAGAGATCCCCCAGAATGCCATGGAGATATGTTCGGAAACAATGGCGTGTCCAAGGAGCGGGAACGAGCGTAAGTTTATGACGGAGTCACTAGTGAAGCACCCTGCAGAGACCGGTCCGTGTACCATGCCGCCTCCGTACGACCCGGCGTCGTTTTACGCGGTTGAGAAGAGGAAACAAAGTACAACTAAGAGAATACTACAGTGGGAGATGAAGTACTGGAACAAGCAGAATCAAACCGgctcttga
- the LOC103874247 gene encoding pectin acetylesterase 9 isoform X1: MKTTRLLDLTAAMVLLVCVALSPPLVSGDPGQRVSMTLVRGAAALGAFCLDGSLPAYHLDRGFGAGSDNWLLQFEGGGWCNDIASCKDRSKTHRGSTRFMTKTAVFTGILSNNASLNPDFYNWNKVRLRYCDGASFAGDRQVGNGTSMLYFRGQRIWNAIILDLLPKGLAKAEKALLTGCSAGGLSTFLHCDNFTSYLPKTAYVKCMSDAGFFLDAIDVASNRTMRSLYTQLVSLQGVQKNLDPNCTHAFYPEPSLCFFPQYALRFIKTPMFILNSAYDVFQFHHGLVPPSADPTGRWNRCKLNVTACNPHQLDALQGFRTDMLEALMNFFRNSTRGGMFINSCFDHCQSALQETWLSPTSPRIHNKTISKTVGDWYFGRGEDVKEIDCPYPCDKTCHNLIPASTTDSLAPNAPDHKSLAINLERKRQLFSLLYILVYVFLIRYSKPSSSK; this comes from the exons ATGAAGACTACGCGGCTTCTCGATCTAACGGCGGCGATGGTTCTTCTCGTCTGCGTGGCCCTATCTCCACCGCTTGTTTCCGGCGACCCAGGGCAGCGTGTTAGCATGACACTAGTTCGAGGGGCCGCTGCTCTTGGTGCTT TTTGCTTGGACGGTAGCTTACCAGCGTATCACTTGGACAGAGGCTTCGGTGCTGGATCAGACAATTGGCTTTTGCAGTTTGag GGAGGAGGATGGTGCAATGATATAGCATCATGCAAGGATAGATCAAAGACCCATCGAGGCTCGACACGTTTTATGACCAAAACCGCCGTCTTCACCGGAATCTTGAGCAATAACGCCTCTTTAAATCCAG aTTTCTATAACTGGAACAAAGTCAGGCTGAGGTATTGCGATGGAGCTTCGTTTGCGGGAGATAGACAAGTTGGCAACGGG ACATCAATGCTTTATTTCAGAGGACAACGTATTTGGAATGCCATCATTCTTGACCTTCTACCCAAAGGTTTAGCCAAAGCTGAAAAG GCTCTTCTTACTGGCTGTTCAGCTGGTGGCTTGTCCACATTTTTGCATTGTGACAACTTCACGAGCTATCTGCCAAAAACCGCATACGTTAAGTGTATGAGCGACGCTGGATTCTTTTTAGACGC AATCGATGTAGCATCAAACCGGACAATGAGATCGCTCTACACTCAGCTTGTCTCTCTACAG GGTGTACAAAAGAACCTCGATCCAAATTGCACACATGCGTTCTATCCCGAACCATCTTTG TGCTTTTTCCCGCAATATGCATTGCGTTTTATTAAAACGCCAATGTTCATCTTAAACTCAGCCTACGATGTATTCCAG TTCCATCATGGGTTGGTACCACCTTCTGCTGACCCCACTGGCCGTTGGAACCGCTGCAAGCTTAATGTGACAGCATGTAATCCACACCAGCTCGATGCACTTCAAG GCTTTAGGACAGACATGTTGGAAGCATTAATGAATTTCTTCAGAAATTCTACTAGAGGAGGAATGTTTATAAACTCGTGTTTTGATCATTGTCAGAGTGCTTTACAGGAAACTTGGCTCTCTCCTACTTCACCCAGGATCCACAACAAG ACGATTTCTAAAACGGTCGGAGATTGGTATTTCGGGAGAGGAGAAGACGTGAAAGAAATAGATTGCCCATATCCGTGTGATAAAACGTGCCATAATCTCATTCCAGCTTCTACTACAGATTCTTTG GCTCCCAATGCTCCAGATCATAAATCTCTCG CAATCAATCTGGAACGAAAAAGACAACTCTtctctcttttatatattttggtttatgtCTTTCTGATCAGGTACAGTAAGCCAAGTTCTTCTAAATGA
- the LOC103874246 gene encoding tubulin beta-8 chain, translating into MREILHIQGGQCGNQIGAKFWEVVCAEHGIDSTGRYQGESDLQLERVNVYYNEASCGRFVPRAVLMDLEPGTMDSVRSGPYGQIFRPDNFVFGQSGAGNNWAKGHYTEGAELIDSVLDVVRKEAENCDCLQGFQVCHSLGGGTGSGMGTLLISKIREEYPDRMMLTFSVFPSPKVSDTVVEPYNATLSVHQLVENADECMVLDNEALYDICFRTLKLTTPSFGDLNHLISATMSGVTCCLRFPGQLNSDLRKLAVNLIPFPRLHFFMVGFAPLTSRGSQQYRALTVPELTQQMWDAKNMMCAADPRHGRYLTASAMFRGKMSTKEVDEQMINVQNKNSSYFVEWIPNNVKSTVCDIPPTGLKMASTFIGNSTSIQEMFRRVSEQFTAMFRRKAFLHWYTGEGMDEMEFTEAESNMNDLVSEYQQYQDATADDEEGYEYEEDEEEVQEEQ; encoded by the exons ATGCGAGAGATTCTTCACATTCAAGGTGGACAGTGCGGGAACCAGATCGGCGCTAAGTTCTGGGAAGTAGTGTGCGCCGAGCACGGCATCGACTCGACGGGAAGGTACCAAGGTGAAAGCGATTTGCAGCTCGAACGAGTCAATGTCTATTACAACGAAGCTAGTTGCGGGAGGTTCGTCCCACGCGCCGTCTTGATGGATCTTGAGCCGGGGACTATGGACAGTGTCAGATCGGGTCCGTACGGGCAGATCTTCCGTCCTGATAACTTCGTCTTCGGTCAGTCCGGCGCCGGTAACAACTGGGCCAAAGGACACTACACTGAAGGTGCTGAGCTCATAGATTCGGTTCTGGACGTCGTCCGCAAAGAGGCCGAGAACTGTGACTGCTTGCAAG GATTCCAAGTGTGTCACTCACTGGGAGGAGGAACTGGATCTGGGATGGGGACTTTGCTGATCTCGAAGATCAGGGAGGAGTATCCAGACAGGATGATGTTGACGTTCTCTGTGTTCCCGTCACCTAAAGTGTCTGACACTGTTGTTGAGCCTTATAATGCAACTCTCTCTGTCCATCAGCTTGTGGAGAATGCAGATGAGTGTATGGTTCTTGACAACGAAGCTCTCTATGACATTTGCTTCCGAACTCTTAAGCTCACCACTCCAAGCT TTGGAGACTTGAACCATCTGATCTCTGCCACCATGAGCGGCGTCACTTGCTGCCTCCGTTTCCCTGGTCAGCTAAACTCTGACCTCCGCAAGCTTGCTGTGAACTTGATCCCATTCCCTCGTCTCCACTTCTTCATGGTGGGATTCGCACCTCTCACATCTCGCGGATCGCAGCAGTACCGAGCCTTAACCGTCCCTGAGCTCACCCAACAGATGTGGGACGCGAAGAACATGATGTGCGCAGCTGACCCGCGCCACGGCAGGTACTTGACAGCGTCAGCCATGTTCAGAGGCAAAATGAGCACCAAAGAAGTCGACGAGCAGATGATCAACGTTCAGAACAAGAACTCGTCCTACTTCGTCGAGTGGATCCCCAACAATGTGAAATCAACCGTCTGTGACATTCCACCGACGGGTCTTAAAATGGCTTCCACTTTCATCGGGAACTCGACCTCGATCCAAGAGATGTTCAGGCGTGTGAGCGAGCAGTTCACTGCTATGTTCAGAAGGAAAGCTTTCTTGCATTGGTACACGGGTGAAGGAATGGACGAGATGGAGTTCACGGAGGCAGAGAGCAACATGAACGATTTGGTGTCAGAGTATCAACAGTACCAAGATGCAACGGCTGATGATGAAGAAGGGTAtgagtatgaagaagatgaagaggaagtgCAGGAGGAGCAATGA
- the LOC103874247 gene encoding pectin acetylesterase 9 isoform X4, giving the protein MKTTRLLDLTAAMVLLVCVALSPPLVSGDPGQRVSMTLVRGAAALGAFCLDGSLPAYHLDRGFGAGSDNWLLQFEGGGWCNDIASCKDRSKTHRGSTRFMTKTAVFTGILSNNASLNPDFYNWNKVRLRYCDGASFAGDRQVGNGTSMLYFRGQRIWNAIILDLLPKGLAKAEKALLTGCSAGGLSTFLHCDNFTSYLPKTAYVKCMSDAGFFLDAIDVASNRTMRSLYTQLVSLQGVQKNLDPNCTHAFYPEPSLCFFPQYALRFIKTPMFILNSAYDVFQFHHGLVPPSADPTGRWNRCKLNVTACNPHQLDALQGFRTDMLEALMNFFRNSTRGGMFINSCFDHCQSALQETWLSPTSPRIHNKTISKTVGDWYFGRGEDVKEIDCPYPCDKTCHNLIPASTTDSLAPNAPDHKSLVSQVLLNDIIS; this is encoded by the exons ATGAAGACTACGCGGCTTCTCGATCTAACGGCGGCGATGGTTCTTCTCGTCTGCGTGGCCCTATCTCCACCGCTTGTTTCCGGCGACCCAGGGCAGCGTGTTAGCATGACACTAGTTCGAGGGGCCGCTGCTCTTGGTGCTT TTTGCTTGGACGGTAGCTTACCAGCGTATCACTTGGACAGAGGCTTCGGTGCTGGATCAGACAATTGGCTTTTGCAGTTTGag GGAGGAGGATGGTGCAATGATATAGCATCATGCAAGGATAGATCAAAGACCCATCGAGGCTCGACACGTTTTATGACCAAAACCGCCGTCTTCACCGGAATCTTGAGCAATAACGCCTCTTTAAATCCAG aTTTCTATAACTGGAACAAAGTCAGGCTGAGGTATTGCGATGGAGCTTCGTTTGCGGGAGATAGACAAGTTGGCAACGGG ACATCAATGCTTTATTTCAGAGGACAACGTATTTGGAATGCCATCATTCTTGACCTTCTACCCAAAGGTTTAGCCAAAGCTGAAAAG GCTCTTCTTACTGGCTGTTCAGCTGGTGGCTTGTCCACATTTTTGCATTGTGACAACTTCACGAGCTATCTGCCAAAAACCGCATACGTTAAGTGTATGAGCGACGCTGGATTCTTTTTAGACGC AATCGATGTAGCATCAAACCGGACAATGAGATCGCTCTACACTCAGCTTGTCTCTCTACAG GGTGTACAAAAGAACCTCGATCCAAATTGCACACATGCGTTCTATCCCGAACCATCTTTG TGCTTTTTCCCGCAATATGCATTGCGTTTTATTAAAACGCCAATGTTCATCTTAAACTCAGCCTACGATGTATTCCAG TTCCATCATGGGTTGGTACCACCTTCTGCTGACCCCACTGGCCGTTGGAACCGCTGCAAGCTTAATGTGACAGCATGTAATCCACACCAGCTCGATGCACTTCAAG GCTTTAGGACAGACATGTTGGAAGCATTAATGAATTTCTTCAGAAATTCTACTAGAGGAGGAATGTTTATAAACTCGTGTTTTGATCATTGTCAGAGTGCTTTACAGGAAACTTGGCTCTCTCCTACTTCACCCAGGATCCACAACAAG ACGATTTCTAAAACGGTCGGAGATTGGTATTTCGGGAGAGGAGAAGACGTGAAAGAAATAGATTGCCCATATCCGTGTGATAAAACGTGCCATAATCTCATTCCAGCTTCTACTACAGATTCTTTG GCTCCCAATGCTCCAGATCATAAATCTCTCG TAAGCCAAGTTCTTCTAAATGATATTATATCGTGA
- the LOC103874794 gene encoding zinc finger BED domain-containing protein RICESLEEPER 2-like, protein MTLQKGQTVLDATTNLESLERIDDCFPSPPSASSRIQSEMASSDTHQQDNENQPMDEDFSSDQDIETPGSNGAKMNEREDDGIASSGLGSRKKTRSFVWKHVTRLKDNYNRCKCRYCGKEMTCPTKSGTSNLRKHVLGCKAFLAWKAARALKGKGKQTELTPDEEGNLTLYKVSEDVFKEATNELIVLGELPLAFIESLAWRSFCLKVQLHTPVCRKTSTKEIVAMYASRKAEMKRVLGQNKQRLSLTTDIWVAPYTSASYMVITAHFVDASWKLRKMIIGFKNVDDHKGSTIAKVLIDCLAEWDIRRVFCITVDNATANTSAMKKFKEEFMSHGDDALVLNGEFLHVRCVTHILNLIVKEGLNEIDDSIIAIRNAIQYVRSSTNRLKSFEFRVEAGKMTRGSLPLDVKTRWNSTYLMLDQALKFRLAFEKMESEDKPYNDYFMETVDGKKRIGPPSRTDWEEVERLVHFLVIFYNSTLILSASKSITSHKIYNEIVTITRNVCMISSAPGPDDSLRYKALSMMGKLRKYWNPFWEEDEAEKSKSKSCQMNKLMIVATVFDPRKKMNFANLCFEKLYGKESIEYTLLSESILEILKRLYDEYSLVANRSGGGSGGSQSQGGSSSQTQDQDAGAVFESRDLGNGIGYERMDNLYEELIQEAGTEDSTNELELYLKEKVEITKTMVGTEYDVLSWWRRNSLKFPTLSRVAADILAVQVSSVASESAFSTSGRVLDTYMSCLTHFMVEVLVCTQQWLKSEKHMNEKGIPTIEQLLEAVELEDDLMRANEPEFNVQEQA, encoded by the exons ATGACTCTACAAAAAGGGCAAACCGTGTTAGATGCAACCACAAACCTGGAATCCTTAGAGAGAATCGACGATTGTTTTCCATCTCCACCATCTGCATCATCGAGAATTCAATCAGAG aTGGCTTCTTCTGACACTCATCAACAAGACAACGAAAATCAACCAATGGATGAGGACTTTTCTTCTGATCAGGACATAGAAACACCGGGTAGCAACGGCGCCAAAATGAACGAGAGAGAGGACGATGGTATTGCTAGTTCTGGTTTAGGATCAAGGAAAAAGACCAGGTCTTTTGTCTGGAAACATGTCACCAGACTGAAAGACAACTACAACAGATGCAAGTGTCGTTACTGTGGGAAAGAGATGACTTGTCCAACCAAGTCCGGGACATCCAACCTCAGGAAGCATGTACTTGGATGTAAGGCATTCCTCGCATGGAAGGCTGCAAGAGCATTGAAAGGGAAGGGTAAACAGACAGAGTTAACTCCTGATGAAGAAGGCAATCTGACTTTGTATAAGGTGTCTGAAGATGTTTTCAAAGAGGCGACAAATGAGTTGATTGTACTAGGCGAGTTGCCATTGGCCTTTATTGAAAGTTTGGCATGGAGAAGCTTCTGCTTAAAGGTTCAGCTGCATACGCCGGTTTGTAGGAAGACATCTACAAAGGAAATAGTGGCCATGTATGCATCAAGAAAAGCTGAAATGAAGAGAGTTCTTGGACAGAACAAACAAAGATTGTCTCTGACGACAGACATTTGGGTTGCTCCGTACACTTCAGCAAGCTACATGGTGATCACTGCTCATTTTGTTGATGCAAGTTGGAAGCTTAGGAAGATGATAATAGGCTTCAAGAATGTTGATGATCACAAAGGGTCTACAATTGCTAAGGTTCTGATTGACTGTTTAGCTGAATGGGATATAAGAAGAGTCTTTTGCATCACGGTGGATAACGCAACAGCTAACACATCAGCAATGAAGAAGTTCAAGGAAGAATTTATGAGTCACGGTGACGATGCTCTGGTCTTGAATGGAGAGTTCTTGCACGTCAGGTGTGTGACACATATCTTGAATCTGATTGTCAAAGAAGGCTTAAATGAGATCGATGATAGTATTATTGCCATTCGAAATGCTATTCAGTATGTGAGGTCTTCAACAAATCGTCTCAAGTCCTTCGAATTTCGGGTTGAAGCTGGGAAGATGACTAGAGGAAGTCTGCCACTTGATGTGAAGACACGATGGAACTCGACATATCTCATGTTAGACCAAGCTTTGAAGTTTCGGCTAGCATTTGAGAAGATGGAGTCTGAAGACAAACCGTACAATGACTATTTCATGGAGACCGTAGATGGGAAAAAGAGGATTGGACCACCATCAAGAACAGATTGGGAAGAGGTTGAGAGGTTGGTACACTTTCTTGTGATCTTCTACAACTCTACTTTGATACTCTCAGCTTCGAAATCCATCACTTCACACAAGATCTACAATGAGATAGTCACCATCACTAGGAATGTTTGTATGATAAGCAGTGCACCAGGTCCTGATGATTCGTTAAGGTACAAAGCGTTGTCTATGATGGGGAAGTTGAGGAAATACTGGAATCCGTTCTGggaagaagatgaagctgaGAAGAGTAAGTCTAAGAGCTGTCAAATGAACAAGCTCATGATAGTTGCAACTGTCTTCGACCCAAGAAAGAAGATGAACTTTGCTAACCTCTGCTTTGAGAAGTTGTATGGTAAAGAGAGCATCGAGTATACTCTGCTTTCTGAATCAATTTTAGAGATCTTGAAGAGGCTTTATGATGAGTACAGTCTTGTGGCTAATAGAAGTGGTGGAGGGTCAGGTGGGTCACAATCGCAAGGAGGATCATCTTCTCAGACTCAAGATCAAGATGCTGGTGCAGTTTTTGAGTCAAGAGATCTTGGTAATGGCATTGGATATGAAAGAATGGATAACCTCTACGAGGAGCTTATACAAGAAGCAGGTACAGAGGATTCTACTAATGAGTTAGAATTGTATCTGAAAGAGAAAGTCGAGATCACAAAGACTATGGTTGGAACCGAGTATGATGTTCTGTCATGGTGGAGAAGAAACAGTCTGAAGTTCCCAACCTTGTCTCGAGTTGCTGCTGATATTCTTGCTGTTCAAGTATCCTCTGTAGCCTCAGAGAGTGCGTTTAGCACTAGTGGGAGGGTCCTAGACACATACATGAGCTGCTTGACACACTTTATGGTTGAGGTGTTGGTTTGCACACAGCAATGGTTGAAATCAGAGAAGCATATGAATGAGAAAGGCATTCCTACTATAGAACAACTTCTTGAAGCTGTGGAGTTAGAAGATGATCTCATGAGAG CCAATGAACCTGAATTCAACGTCCAAGAACAAGCATAG
- the LOC103874247 gene encoding pectin acetylesterase 9 isoform X3, whose protein sequence is MKTTRLLDLTAAMVLLVCVALSPPLVSGDPGQRVSMTLVRGAAALGAFCLDGSLPAYHLDRGFGAGSDNWLLQFEGGGWCNDIASCKDRSKTHRGSTRFMTKTAVFTGILSNNASLNPDFYNWNKVRLRYCDGASFAGDRQVGNGTSMLYFRGQRIWNAIILDLLPKGLAKAEKALLTGCSAGGLSTFLHCDNFTSYLPKTAYVKCMSDAGFFLDAIDVASNRTMRSLYTQLVSLQGVQKNLDPNCTHAFYPEPSLCFFPQYALRFIKTPMFILNSAYDVFQFHHGLVPPSADPTGRWNRCKLNVTACNPHQLDALQGFRTDMLEALMNFFRNSTRGGMFINSCFDHCQSALQETWLSPTSPRIHNKTISKTVGDWYFGRGEDVKEIDCPYPCDKTCHNLIPASTTDSLAPNAPDHKSLGTVSQVLLNDIIS, encoded by the exons ATGAAGACTACGCGGCTTCTCGATCTAACGGCGGCGATGGTTCTTCTCGTCTGCGTGGCCCTATCTCCACCGCTTGTTTCCGGCGACCCAGGGCAGCGTGTTAGCATGACACTAGTTCGAGGGGCCGCTGCTCTTGGTGCTT TTTGCTTGGACGGTAGCTTACCAGCGTATCACTTGGACAGAGGCTTCGGTGCTGGATCAGACAATTGGCTTTTGCAGTTTGag GGAGGAGGATGGTGCAATGATATAGCATCATGCAAGGATAGATCAAAGACCCATCGAGGCTCGACACGTTTTATGACCAAAACCGCCGTCTTCACCGGAATCTTGAGCAATAACGCCTCTTTAAATCCAG aTTTCTATAACTGGAACAAAGTCAGGCTGAGGTATTGCGATGGAGCTTCGTTTGCGGGAGATAGACAAGTTGGCAACGGG ACATCAATGCTTTATTTCAGAGGACAACGTATTTGGAATGCCATCATTCTTGACCTTCTACCCAAAGGTTTAGCCAAAGCTGAAAAG GCTCTTCTTACTGGCTGTTCAGCTGGTGGCTTGTCCACATTTTTGCATTGTGACAACTTCACGAGCTATCTGCCAAAAACCGCATACGTTAAGTGTATGAGCGACGCTGGATTCTTTTTAGACGC AATCGATGTAGCATCAAACCGGACAATGAGATCGCTCTACACTCAGCTTGTCTCTCTACAG GGTGTACAAAAGAACCTCGATCCAAATTGCACACATGCGTTCTATCCCGAACCATCTTTG TGCTTTTTCCCGCAATATGCATTGCGTTTTATTAAAACGCCAATGTTCATCTTAAACTCAGCCTACGATGTATTCCAG TTCCATCATGGGTTGGTACCACCTTCTGCTGACCCCACTGGCCGTTGGAACCGCTGCAAGCTTAATGTGACAGCATGTAATCCACACCAGCTCGATGCACTTCAAG GCTTTAGGACAGACATGTTGGAAGCATTAATGAATTTCTTCAGAAATTCTACTAGAGGAGGAATGTTTATAAACTCGTGTTTTGATCATTGTCAGAGTGCTTTACAGGAAACTTGGCTCTCTCCTACTTCACCCAGGATCCACAACAAG ACGATTTCTAAAACGGTCGGAGATTGGTATTTCGGGAGAGGAGAAGACGTGAAAGAAATAGATTGCCCATATCCGTGTGATAAAACGTGCCATAATCTCATTCCAGCTTCTACTACAGATTCTTTG GCTCCCAATGCTCCAGATCATAAATCTCTCG GTACAGTAAGCCAAGTTCTTCTAAATGATATTATATCGTGA
- the LOC103874247 gene encoding pectin acetylesterase 9 isoform X2 — MKTTRLLDLTAAMVLLVCVALSPPLVSGDPGQRVSMTLVRGAAALGAFCLDGSLPAYHLDRGFGAGSDNWLLQFEGGGWCNDIASCKDRSKTHRGSTRFMTKTAVFTGILSNNASLNPDFYNWNKVRLRYCDGASFAGDRQVGNGTSMLYFRGQRIWNAIILDLLPKGLAKAEKALLTGCSAGGLSTFLHCDNFTSYLPKTAYVKCMSDAGFFLDAIDVASNRTMRSLYTQLVSLQGVQKNLDPNCTHAFYPEPSLCFFPQYALRFIKTPMFILNSAYDVFQFHHGLVPPSADPTGRWNRCKLNVTACNPHQLDALQGFRTDMLEALMNFFRNSTRGGMFINSCFDHCQSALQETWLSPTSPRIHNKTISKTVGDWYFGRGEDVKEIDCPYPCDKTCHNLIPASTTDSLAPNAPDHKSLGTQLFPFFPGVFLLYILCLT, encoded by the exons ATGAAGACTACGCGGCTTCTCGATCTAACGGCGGCGATGGTTCTTCTCGTCTGCGTGGCCCTATCTCCACCGCTTGTTTCCGGCGACCCAGGGCAGCGTGTTAGCATGACACTAGTTCGAGGGGCCGCTGCTCTTGGTGCTT TTTGCTTGGACGGTAGCTTACCAGCGTATCACTTGGACAGAGGCTTCGGTGCTGGATCAGACAATTGGCTTTTGCAGTTTGag GGAGGAGGATGGTGCAATGATATAGCATCATGCAAGGATAGATCAAAGACCCATCGAGGCTCGACACGTTTTATGACCAAAACCGCCGTCTTCACCGGAATCTTGAGCAATAACGCCTCTTTAAATCCAG aTTTCTATAACTGGAACAAAGTCAGGCTGAGGTATTGCGATGGAGCTTCGTTTGCGGGAGATAGACAAGTTGGCAACGGG ACATCAATGCTTTATTTCAGAGGACAACGTATTTGGAATGCCATCATTCTTGACCTTCTACCCAAAGGTTTAGCCAAAGCTGAAAAG GCTCTTCTTACTGGCTGTTCAGCTGGTGGCTTGTCCACATTTTTGCATTGTGACAACTTCACGAGCTATCTGCCAAAAACCGCATACGTTAAGTGTATGAGCGACGCTGGATTCTTTTTAGACGC AATCGATGTAGCATCAAACCGGACAATGAGATCGCTCTACACTCAGCTTGTCTCTCTACAG GGTGTACAAAAGAACCTCGATCCAAATTGCACACATGCGTTCTATCCCGAACCATCTTTG TGCTTTTTCCCGCAATATGCATTGCGTTTTATTAAAACGCCAATGTTCATCTTAAACTCAGCCTACGATGTATTCCAG TTCCATCATGGGTTGGTACCACCTTCTGCTGACCCCACTGGCCGTTGGAACCGCTGCAAGCTTAATGTGACAGCATGTAATCCACACCAGCTCGATGCACTTCAAG GCTTTAGGACAGACATGTTGGAAGCATTAATGAATTTCTTCAGAAATTCTACTAGAGGAGGAATGTTTATAAACTCGTGTTTTGATCATTGTCAGAGTGCTTTACAGGAAACTTGGCTCTCTCCTACTTCACCCAGGATCCACAACAAG ACGATTTCTAAAACGGTCGGAGATTGGTATTTCGGGAGAGGAGAAGACGTGAAAGAAATAGATTGCCCATATCCGTGTGATAAAACGTGCCATAATCTCATTCCAGCTTCTACTACAGATTCTTTG GCTCCCAATGCTCCAGATCATAAATCTCTCGGTACACAATTGTTTCCTTTTTTCCCTGGcgtttttttactttatattttatgtttaacatGA